Proteins co-encoded in one Chionomys nivalis chromosome 6, mChiNiv1.1, whole genome shotgun sequence genomic window:
- the LOC130876379 gene encoding submaxillary gland androgen-regulated protein 3B-like — translation MKSLYLFLGLWVLGACFLTGECHRGHRGRHDPRGPPPPPPFGPGFARPPPPPPFGPGFARPPPPPPFGPGAARPPPPPPFGPGAARPPPPPPFGPGTARPPPPPPSSPNPPTITSPPQTPTPTGPILTETPLPIPENTSSANISLPTPIA, via the exons ATGAAGTCTCTATATTTGTTCTTGGGCCTTTGGGTTCTTGGAGCATGTTTCCTG ACTGGTGAGTGTCACAGAGGCCATAGAGGACGACATGATCCTAGAGGaccaccccctcctcctcccttcggCCCAGGATTTGCCCGaccaccccctcctcctccctttggcCCAGGATTTGCCcgaccaccacctcctcctccctttgGCCCAGGAGCTGCCCGaccaccccctcctcctccctttggcCCAGGAGCTGCCCGaccaccccctcctcctccctttggTCCAGGAACTGCCCGaccaccccctcctcctccctctagtCCTAACCCACCTACCATAACAAGCCCTCCACAAACCCCAACTCCAACTGGTCCTAttctcactgaaactcctctccCAATACCAGAAAATACATCTAGTGCCAATATCTCTCTACCTACTCCTATTGCCTAA